The sequence GGAAATCTTGAATCGACGTTCTTTTGACAATTCCGACACCTTGGGCCGCAGGTTTCTTTGCTAACATTCCGAAACAAATCGGCCTGATGGCCTTTTAGTGGCCGCTTCCGGCGGCTATTGCCCGCTCGCTCGAATCCATCGCAAGACATTCACCTCGTCCAGGGGGAAGCTTCATGGCCGTACAGCAACTCATCCTCAAGGGCCAGACGACGCTGCGTCAGCACGGTCTGGCGCACACGCTGCACAAGGCGCTGCTGAAAGTGGTCAACGCGGTGCTGCCGTTCAAGATCCTGCGCGGCATTACGCTGCAGAAGGTCGATCCGCGCTTTCTCGAATTGCCGCCGCACTATCGCGGGCTGTTCCTCAGCGAGGCGATGCTGCGGCCCTACGCGACCGATCCGCGCAACGAGATTTCCACCGACTTCCTCGATCACGCCCTGGCCAAGAACGACCAGTGCTACGGCATCTTCGAGGGCGAGCGTCTGGCGGCTTACGGCTGGTACTCGCGCAAGCCCACGGGCATCGACTCGACGCCGCTGAACCTGCACTTCGACCCGGCCTACGTGTACATGTACAAGGGCTTCACCCATTACGACTATCGTGGCCAGCGCCTGCATGCCATCGGCATGAACCGGGCGCTGCAGCACTTCCTGGAGGAAGGCGACAAGGGCCTGGTGTCCTATGTCGAGTCGGGCAACTTCGACTCGCTGAAGTCCTGCTACCGCCTGGGTTACGTGGACGCCGGCTCGATCTACCTGTTCCGTTTGTTCGGCCGCTACCGCAGCGTTGCCAGCAGTGGCTGTGGGCCTTATGGGTTGAGGTTGCGGCGGGCCTGAGGTTTCCGGGTCTTCGTCGGCGCGAGCTTGCTCGCGAACCGCATGGCAGAGCATGTCCCTGTAGGAGCGGATTCATCCGCGATGCTTTTCGCGGACAAGGTCCGCTCCTACACCATTCCGTCATCCCCGCGAACGCTGGAACCCAGAGACGCTTCTGGCTTGGGCGTTTCCGCGCCGCTTTGGCATGTTCGGAGGCTTCTTGTTTCGCCTCTCGGCGAGTCCCTTTTGTCAAACGCCATGTATGGACCGGAGACATGGTGGACACATGTGCGGGGACATGGTTGACACATTATGGTCCGTAGTCGGGATTGTTCAGGTCGATGGTGCGGAGCAGTTGATGGCAGAAATACACGTCGTACAGGACCTCGCTATCGGGTCTGGGACGGATGGCAATCAGGTGCCCAGCAAGCCCTTTGGCGATGCGGAAGTAGCGTTTTCTAAAGCGGAATCGGCTGTGATAGACCTTCGTCACTTCGTCGTCCATGGCGTATTCGAAGTCCTCTAGTTCCTCTGGAAATGACCAAGGGCTTGGGCGGTAGCGCTCCATGGGAACCTGGTAGCCCAGCGCTTCGTGGGGCCGGTGATGGTTGTAGATCTCACGCCACTGGTCGAAGGCCGCCTGGGCTTCGACCAGGTCGTGAAAGTGTTTTCCCTTGAGCACCTCGGCCTTGAGGGCGCGATGGAAGCGCTCGTTCTTGCCATTGGTCTGTGGGTGGTAGGGCCGGCTGAAACTCAAGCGAATTCCCAGCCTGACCAGCCAGACACCCAGTTCGGATAATTCCCCGGGGTTGCGTGGCGAGCCCCAGGGCGAGCCATTGTCGGTGTTGATTCGGGCTGGCAGGCCATAGCGTCGAAAGATTTCGGTCAGCTTTTCCTGGACCGTTTCCTTGCGCTCATTGGCACAGGCTTGGATCGCCAGGTTGAAACGGGAGTGGTCATCCACCACGGTCAGCGGATGACACTGGCCTTGCTGGGTCGGGAAGTAGCCCTTGAAGTCCATCTGCCAGAGGTCATTGGGGGCTTCGTGTTCGAAGCGCTGCCAAGGCTTCTTGGCTTCCTTTTCAGGCGGCAGGATCAGCGTGTGACGGTGCAGGACATTGGTCACGGTGCTAGGAGCAATGCAGCGTCTCAGGACATGGCTGATCTTGCGTCCGCCCCACGCGGGATGCGCCTGGCGCAAGGCGACCACCTCTGTCTCCAGCTCCGGCGGGGTGCGTCTGGGGCTGCTGAGCGGCCGGCGGGACTGCTCACGCAATCCCTCTCGCCCTTGCTGCGCGTATCGCTTAAGCCGCTTGTAGGCCGTTTGCGGGCTGATTCCGAAACGTCGGCAAAGCTCTCGCTTGTTGCTGTCGGGCTGTAAGGCCAGGGCAATGAATTCCTCTTTCAGGCTCATGGTGTCTCTCGTGTTCCAGGGCATGGCGTGGATTCCCGACAAGGCTGCTCGCCGGAAAGTGTCAACCATGTCCCCGCACACCTGTCAGCTATGTCCCCGGTCCGTACATCAAACGCCACAAAAGGAACCAAAAAGGCTTGCCCCGACATACGGGTCCGGCAAGCCGGACTTCCCTCGCACATCCCCACGCACCCGGAGGCCCGCCCCGAGGGTACGTCCCTGTAGCCCATCGGGGCTTTTGCGACATCCATGTCGCGCAACCTCCTCTGCGTGGGCTTTGCTCGGCCTTCTGTAAGGGGCGCTCCGGCGCGCGCGGATACTCCTGCTCTTCGTAGGATCGAGGGGGACGCGTAGTCCTTGCTCGCGAACCGCACGGCACAAATGCCGAACCTGTAGGGCGAATAACCCCGAAGGGGTTATCCGCCGTTCTCGTGCCGGGCTGCGGCGCATAACCGCGAACGCGGTTATGCGTCCCACGGTTGGAATTGGCGCGGGGATTTTCGCGGATGAATCCGCTCCTACAGGATCGCGCCGAACAGCCCCCTCTCCCGCTTGCGGGAGAGGGTTGGGGAGAGGGTGCGGAGTTGGCCAAAGGCACAGGCGCCGAGAGATTCGCGGATAAGATCCGCTTCTACGTTTCCGAGTGGCGTGGCGCTCGGCGAGAAAAGAAGGCGCCTTGCGGCGCCTTCTTCGTTTACAGCAGTAGCGTTCGGATATCGCCGAGCAGCTCGCCCAGGCGCTTGGTGAAGCGTGCGGCGGCGGCGCCGTTGATCACCCGGTGGTCGTAGGACAGCGACAGCGGCAGCATCAGGCGCGGCTGGAAGGCCTTGCCGTCCCACACCGGCTGCATGGTCGCCTTGGACACGCCGAGGATCGCCACTTCCGGCGCGTTGACGATCGGCGTGAAGCCGGTGCCGCCAATGTGGCCGAGGCTGGAAATGGTGAAGCAGGCGCCCTGCATGGCGTCGGCCGAGAGCTTCTTGGTGCGCGCCTTTTCCGCAAGTTCCGCGGCTTCGGCGGCCAGTTGCAGCAGGCTCTTCTGGTCGACGTTGCGGATCACCGGCACCAGCAGGCCGTCCGGGGTGTCCACGGCGAAGCCGATGTGCACGTACTTCTTGCGGATCAGCGCCTTGCCGCTGGGGGCGAGGGAGCTGTTGAAGTCCGGCAGTTCCTTGAGCAGGTGCGCACAGGCTTTGAGCAATATCGGCAGGATCGTCAGCTTGGTCCCGGCTTTTTCAGCCACTGCTTTCTGCGCGATGCGGAAGGCTTCCACCTCGGTGATGTCCGCCGATTCGAACTGGGTGACGTGCGGCACGTTCAGCCAGCTGCGGTGCAGGTTGGCGGCGCCGACCTGCATCAGGCGGGTCATGGCCACTTCTTCCACTTCGCCGAACTTGCTGAAGTCGACTTCCGGAATCGGCGGGATGCCCGCGCCACCGCTGACCGCGGCTCCGGCCGGAGCTGACTTGGCGCGCTGCAGCTGTTCTTTGACGAACAGCTGCACGTCTTCCTTGAGGATGCGGCCTTTCGGACCGGTCGCCTTCACTTCGGCCAGCTCGACGCCGAACTCGCGAGCGAGCATGCGCACGGCAGGGCCGGCGTGCACCTTGGCACCGTCACGGCTGGGGGCACCGACCGGCGCCGGTGCTTCTACTTTCGCCGGCGCTTCGGCAGGCGCCGGCTGTGCCGCGGCTGGTGCGGCAGCTGCGGGTGCTTGTGCTGCGGCTGCGCCGGCGACCTCCAGTTCGAGGATTTCATCGCCTTCCTTGAGCGTGTCGCCGATCTTCACCTTGAGCGCTTTAACGACGCCGGCAGCCGGGGAGGGGATCTCCATGCTCGCCTTGTCCGACTCCAGGGTCAGCAGGCTCTGGTCGGCTGTGATGCGGTCGCCGACCTTGACCATCAGCTCGATGATCGCGCCCTGGCCATTGCCGATGTCCGGCACCTTCACCGTCTGCACGCCGCCAGTGGTGGGCGGCGGTGCTGCCGCCGGAGCCGCCGGAGCAGGTGTCGGCTTGGGCGCCTCGGCGGGCGCGGGTGCATGGAGGCGCTGCCGCTGGTTGTGCGCCGCCTTCAACCTCCAGTTCGAGGATTTCGTCGCCTTCCTTGAGGGTGTCGCCAATCTTCACCTTGAGCGCTTTCACGACGCCGGCAGCCGGGGAGGGGATTTCCATGCTCGCCTTGTCCGACTCCAGGGTGAGCAGGCTCTGGTCGGCTGTGATGCGGTCGCCGACCTTGACCATCAGTTCGATGATCTCGCCCTGGCCATTGCCGATGTCCGGCACCTTCACCGTCTGCACGCCGCCAGTGGTGGGCGGCGGTGCTGCCGCCGGAGCCGCCGGAGCAGGTGTCGGCTTGGGCGCCTCGGCGGGCGCGGGTGCACTGGCGACAGTCTGCGCAGCGCCTTCGACCTCCAGTTCGAGTATCTCGTCGCCTTCCTTCAGGGTGTCGCCCACCTTGACCTTCAGGCTCTTCACCACGCCTGCCTTCGGCGAGGGGATTTCCATGCTGGCCTTGTCCGATTCGAGGGTCAGCAGGCTCTGGTCGGCCTCGACCTTGTCGCCGACCTTGACCAGCAGTTCGATGACTTCGCCCTGGCCGTTGCCGATGTCGGGTACGCGGATCAACTCGCTCACGATGCCTCTCCTCAGCAGTCCAGGGGGTTGCGCTTGTCGGGGTCGATGCCGAACTTGGCGATGGCTTCGGCCACCGTCTTCGGCTCGATGTCGCCGCGATCGGCCAGGGCCTCCAGGGCGGCCAGGACCACCCAGCGCCGGTCCACCTCGAAGAAGTCGCGCAGGTTGCCGCGGCTGTCGCTGCGGCCGTAGCCGTCGGTGCCTAGCACCTTGTATTCCTTGCCAGGCACCCATTGGCGGATCTGCTCGGCGTACAGCTTCATGTAGTCGGTGGAGGCGATCACCGGGCCCTTGCGGCCGTTCAGGCATTCCTCGACGTAGCTAAGGCGCGGTTTCTGCTGCGGGTGCAGGCGGTTCCAGCGCTCGACGGCCAGGCCGTCGCGGCGCAGCTCGTTGAAGCTCGGCACGGACCAGACGTCGGCGCCGATGCCGAAGTCCTCGCGGAGGATCTTCGCCGCCGCTTCCACCTCGCGCAGGATGGTGCCGGAGCCTAGCAACTGCACGTGGTGCGCGGCGTCGCGCTTGTCTTCCTCGAACAGGTACATGCCCTTGATGATGCCTTCCTCGATGCCGGCCGGCATGGCGGGCTGCGGGTAGTTCTCGTTCATCACGGTGATGTAATAGAAGACGTTCTCCTGCTCCTGCAGCATGCGCCGCGCGCCGTCATGGATGAT is a genomic window of Pseudomonas knackmussii B13 containing:
- a CDS encoding GNAT family N-acetyltransferase; this translates as MAVQQLILKGQTTLRQHGLAHTLHKALLKVVNAVLPFKILRGITLQKVDPRFLELPPHYRGLFLSEAMLRPYATDPRNEISTDFLDHALAKNDQCYGIFEGERLAAYGWYSRKPTGIDSTPLNLHFDPAYVYMYKGFTHYDYRGQRLHAIGMNRALQHFLEEGDKGLVSYVESGNFDSLKSCYRLGYVDAGSIYLFRLFGRYRSVASSGCGPYGLRLRRA
- a CDS encoding IS481 family transposase; amino-acid sequence: MPWNTRDTMSLKEEFIALALQPDSNKRELCRRFGISPQTAYKRLKRYAQQGREGLREQSRRPLSSPRRTPPELETEVVALRQAHPAWGGRKISHVLRRCIAPSTVTNVLHRHTLILPPEKEAKKPWQRFEHEAPNDLWQMDFKGYFPTQQGQCHPLTVVDDHSRFNLAIQACANERKETVQEKLTEIFRRYGLPARINTDNGSPWGSPRNPGELSELGVWLVRLGIRLSFSRPYHPQTNGKNERFHRALKAEVLKGKHFHDLVEAQAAFDQWREIYNHHRPHEALGYQVPMERYRPSPWSFPEELEDFEYAMDDEVTKVYHSRFRFRKRYFRIAKGLAGHLIAIRPRPDSEVLYDVYFCHQLLRTIDLNNPDYGP